A genome region from Burkholderiales bacterium includes the following:
- a CDS encoding chromosome partitioning protein ParB, giving the protein MAVTALRPGRYQPRVRVDEESLRALADSIKAQGVMQPILARPQGDGHYEIIAGERRWRAAQLAGLSEIPAVVRDVPDEAALAMALIENIQREDLNPLEQARGIQRLTDEFGMTHQQAAEALGYSRSAVTNLLRLLNLAQPVQEMLLEGKLDMGHARALLALSAAQQVQTARLVVAKQLSVRDTERLVQKRGAVPEAPRARRIDRDVRRLEEEVSEALGARVEIKPGARGRGRVIFHYATLEQLDHLLGRLRGGPRH; this is encoded by the coding sequence TTGGCGGTGACGGCGCTGCGCCCCGGGCGCTACCAACCCCGGGTCCGGGTGGACGAAGAATCCCTCCGGGCCCTGGCGGACTCCATCAAGGCGCAAGGAGTCATGCAGCCCATCCTGGCTCGCCCCCAGGGGGACGGGCACTACGAGATCATCGCCGGCGAGCGCCGCTGGCGCGCCGCCCAGTTGGCGGGGCTCAGCGAGATCCCGGCCGTGGTGCGGGATGTCCCGGACGAGGCGGCCCTCGCCATGGCGCTGATCGAGAACATCCAGCGGGAGGACCTGAACCCTCTGGAGCAGGCCCGGGGGATCCAGCGCCTGACCGACGAGTTCGGCATGACCCACCAACAGGCGGCCGAGGCCTTGGGGTACTCCCGCAGCGCGGTCACCAACCTGTTGCGGCTGCTCAATCTGGCCCAGCCGGTGCAGGAGATGCTGCTGGAGGGCAAGCTGGACATGGGCCACGCCCGGGCGTTGCTTGCTCTTTCGGCGGCCCAGCAGGTTCAAACCGCCCGCCTCGTGGTGGCGAAGCAGCTCTCGGTGCGGGATACCGAGCGCCTGGTCCAGAAACGCGGCGCGGTCCCCGAAGCGCCCAGGGCCCGGCGGATCGACCGGGACGTGCGCCGGCTGGAGGAGGAGGTATCCGAGGCCCTCGGGGCCAGGGTGGAGATCAAGCCGGGCGCCCGGGGCCGCGGGCGAGTAATTTTCCACTATGCCACCCTGGAGCAGTTGGATCACCTGTTAGGGAGGCTAAGGGGCGGTCCCCGTCATTAG
- a CDS encoding cobyric acid synthase CobQ produces the protein MVRILAVANQKGGVGKTTTSVNLAASLAAASRRVLLVDLDPQGNATMGSGVDKRKLSRTVYHVLLGQATVKEVLVIGQSCGYHLLPANRELAGAEVELVELPDRESCLKRALAEVEEDYDFIFLDCPPALNLLTVNGLTAAHSVMIPMQCEYYALEGLSDLVQTIRRVRAHLNPRLEIEGLLRTMFDPRNTLSLQVSAQLVQHFGDKVYRTVIPRNVRLAEAPSFGVPVLQHDRTSKGCQAYLALAGELLNRHPAPGVRPNLREHPSWQKRKDWGGGWTPSSTPLDKPPPQRTCGPWR, from the coding sequence ATGGTGCGGATCCTGGCGGTCGCGAACCAGAAAGGGGGGGTGGGGAAGACCACCACCAGCGTCAACCTGGCGGCCAGTCTGGCGGCGGCCTCCCGCCGGGTGTTGCTGGTGGACCTGGATCCCCAGGGCAACGCCACCATGGGCAGCGGCGTGGACAAGCGCAAGCTTTCCCGCACCGTCTATCACGTGCTGTTGGGTCAGGCGACGGTCAAGGAAGTCCTCGTCATCGGACAGTCCTGCGGCTATCACCTGCTCCCCGCCAACCGGGAGCTGGCGGGGGCGGAGGTGGAGCTGGTGGAATTGCCCGACCGGGAGTCGTGCCTGAAACGGGCGCTGGCGGAGGTGGAGGAGGACTATGACTTCATTTTTCTCGATTGCCCGCCGGCCCTGAACCTGCTCACGGTCAACGGGCTGACCGCCGCCCACTCGGTAATGATTCCGATGCAGTGCGAGTACTACGCCTTGGAGGGATTGTCCGACCTGGTGCAGACCATCCGCCGGGTGCGGGCCCATCTCAACCCGCGCCTGGAGATCGAGGGGCTGCTGCGCACCATGTTCGACCCGCGCAACACCCTTTCCCTGCAGGTATCGGCTCAATTGGTGCAGCATTTTGGCGACAAGGTTTACCGCACCGTGATCCCGCGCAACGTGCGGCTGGCGGAAGCCCCCAGCTTCGGGGTGCCCGTGCTGCAGCACGACCGGACCTCTAAAGGATGCCAGGCTTACCTGGCCCTGGCCGGGGAGCTGCTCAACCGGCACCCGGCGCCTGGCGTCCGGCCAAACCTGAGAGAGCACCCATCATGGCAAAAGCGAAAGGATTGGGGAGGGGGCTGGACGCCCTCCTCGACGCCACTGGACAAGCCTCCCCCTCAGAGGACCTGCGGACCTTGGCGGTGA